CGGGGATGGGGGTCGCCGCGCTGCTGGAAGGGGGCGCGGCCTGGGCGATCAGGCTGCCCGCGGCCTTGCGGAAGGGGTTCTGGCCCAGGCTGGCCGGGCTCTCCACCCGGGTTGGCGCGAGTGTCTCCGGGCGCGGGGAGGAGGAGCGCGCGGCTTCCACCGGGAGGGTCGTCTGCGCGACCGCCGCGGCAGACAGCGCGACCGTCAGGAACGTCGTGAGGCGTCTCATGGTTGGGAGAATTGTAGCGGTTCCACACTCCCCGGGCTGCGTTCCCGCCGCGCGCCTTTGGGATAGGGTGAACCATGATGACGGTCAAGGACATCGACTGGCGGACGCTGGGCTTCGGCTACATCAGGACCGACCTGCGCTACCTCTCCCACTGGCGGGAGGGGGCGTGGGACGCGGGCACGCTGACGGAGGACAACCGGCTGCACATCAGCGAGGGCTCGGCCGCCCTGCACTACGGGCAGCAGTGCTTCGAGGGGCTCAAGGCCTACCGCTGCCGCGACGGCTCGGTCAACCTGTTCCGGCCCGACCAGAACGCGGCCCGCATGGCGCGCAGTTGCGCGCGGCTGCTGATGCCCACGGTTCCCACCGAGACCTTTATTGAGGCCTGCCGCCAGGTCGTGCTCGCCAACCTCGACTACCTGCCGCCCTACGGCACGGGTGGGGCGCTCTACCTGCGGCCCTTCATGATCGGCGTGGGCGACAACCTGGGCGTCCACAGCGCGCCCGAGTTCCTCTTCTCGATCTTCTGCGTGCCGGTGGGCGCCTATTTCAAGGGGGGCCTGACGCCCACCAACTTCGTCGTCTCGCGCTACGACCGCGCCGCCCCGAATGGGACGGGTGCGGCCAAGGTCGGCGGCAACTACGCCGCCAGCCTGTTGCCCGGACGGGAGGCGAAGGCACGCGGTTTCGGCGACGCGATCTACCTCGACCCCGAGACCCACACGAAGATCGAGGAGGTCGGCTCGGCCAACTTCTTCGGCATCACGCGGGATGGCCGCTTCGTCACCCCGCGCTCGCCCTCGATCCTGCCGGGGATCACCCGCGCCTCCCTGCTGCACCTCGCCCGCGAGCGGCTGGGCCTGGATGCGCGGGAGGACGACGTGTACGTGGACCGCCTGGGCGAGTTCAGCGAGGCCGGGGCCTGCGGGACCGCCGCCGTCATCACGCCCATCGGCGGCATCCAGAACGGCGACCACTTCCACGTCTTCTACTCCGAGACCGAGGTGGGTCCGGTCACCCGCCGCCTGTACGACGAGCTGACGGGGATTCAGTTCGGGGACCGGGAAGCGCCGGAGGGCTGGACCCTCAAGGTGCAGTAATTTGGCTTCCTGCGCCGGGTCGCGTCGGCAGAACTGTCTGCCCTCAACCCCAGAGCCCGGAGTGAGGGCATAGCCCACTCCGTACCAACCAAGTACCCGGACGAGGCTCCCGGCGCAGGGGCACGGTCAATGCCAAGAGGTGCGTATTGCAGTCGCCTACCGTTCGGGGAGGCCGTTGGGATCGGCTCTG
This sequence is a window from Deinococcus aerius. Protein-coding genes within it:
- a CDS encoding branched-chain amino acid aminotransferase, which gives rise to MMTVKDIDWRTLGFGYIRTDLRYLSHWREGAWDAGTLTEDNRLHISEGSAALHYGQQCFEGLKAYRCRDGSVNLFRPDQNAARMARSCARLLMPTVPTETFIEACRQVVLANLDYLPPYGTGGALYLRPFMIGVGDNLGVHSAPEFLFSIFCVPVGAYFKGGLTPTNFVVSRYDRAAPNGTGAAKVGGNYAASLLPGREAKARGFGDAIYLDPETHTKIEEVGSANFFGITRDGRFVTPRSPSILPGITRASLLHLARERLGLDAREDDVYVDRLGEFSEAGACGTAAVITPIGGIQNGDHFHVFYSETEVGPVTRRLYDELTGIQFGDREAPEGWTLKVQ